Genomic DNA from Ananas comosus cultivar F153 unplaced genomic scaffold, ASM154086v1, whole genome shotgun sequence:
CATAACCTAGAAAACTGTCGTACTTTTCAACATATAAGAAGACCAAAAGGTCAGTTTTCTCAAGGGGCAAATATAAGGCAAAGTGTCGGAAGCACAACTTTGAAAAGCCACGAGAAAAATAAACACAAGACTATTCCTTACACACGGGAGTCATGCTGTGTGATTACAATATCTGATGGCGTGTCAGATGACGTGTCAGAAAGCCCTGCGCCGACCCTGGGGGCAAATCAACAGACCTCCACACCAAACGATGATACTTATGTTGATCCTTTGGAATTATACGACACTTCAACTTATAATGATCCAATGAAGAAGTTGTATAGAATGGAGTGTCGCTTAATCAGAATGgagggagaaatgaggaggCTGCACAATGATATTAACTTCATAAAAATGAATATGAACAGTATGACTGGCGATATAAAGGGCATAGATATTCAAATGAGAACTATAATAGATATGCTCAAGACAGATGCTACTGAAGCATCAAAAAGATGTCGGGTTGAGACATGCCGAGTCATAACTGCGCAAGTTGATTCGGAGCAATTAAAGTCAACAAAAGCCGAATACGACGCAAATTTCTATGAAGCACACATAATTGCtcaagaaattaaaagaatgtCGGTGAGAGGAAATGCAGGGTCATCTTCgctgaaaaagaagaagaaaccaacTCTAAGCCAGCAGTCAGAGGCTCGCCAGAATAATGAACCTCTAATtaaggaaggaaaaaagaaagttatGTCGACAGAGTTCTGTTCCTATCACAATATATGGGGGCACACCCTAGAAAATTGTCGCCAATGGAAAAAGATGCAGAATCTAACTGTTGACAAGGCGAAGCTAAAGGTCGATCAACCGACGGTTGCCGGGTCCAAAAGTCAACGATGGAGGAGACATCTGCCACGATTTGAGAAACAACAACCCATTACTCTGGAAGCATTCAGAAAAGCATGTTATGATGCTTTCGATGATTTGAAACCGCGTTGTTGTTGGTGTGGAGCGAGAGGTCATGCTTATGATGTATGCGTGAAACTTCGAGACCATAGAAAAAACAAATCACAGCTCAAAGAGTCATGTCGAGTAATAACAATCTCTGAAGAGCAATCTGACGACTCTGTAAATCAAGAGAATAGGGTCAGGCAATCTGCTGGTGCATGTGAAGATAATGATACCGCGTGGTTAGCATACAATACCCCGAGCAGGGATTATGGTGCAAGGAGAATGGAATATCGTCTTCTTGAGATTGACAATGATTTGAGGAGAGTGCAGATTGATGTACGCTCTCTAGCAACAAACATAGATTGTGTGGCCATGGCGGTAAAAAGCATGAAGGAACAATTGAAAGAGATCCTCAACAAGTTGAATACTCGTGAAAAGACTAGAGTCGAAACATGCCAAACTGTTACTTGTGGTACTGACTCTAATACTAAGCAAGATAAAGAAGCTGAGGATTCTTTGCAAATCACGCTGAAATCCGGAAAAGTATTACCCGAAAGACAAGGACATCCTCAAAATCCTAAAGATAAAGAAATTCGGATAAATGAAGAGGCACCGACTTCATCAAGTCAAGGGAGATTATCAAAGGCTGACTATAACATACTTTCCCATTTAAGAAAAGTGCCTGCTTTGCTGAGTGTTTATGACGCTCTGATGATGTCCAAAGAACTTCGGGACGTACTCATCTATGCTTTACAAAATCCCGAGCCCTTTTATGCTCATTTTGCTGAGGTGAATATGAAAGAGGCGTTATACGCCAGACATGTCGCCAATGTTATCTTCACTGATGAAGACATGTTGCTGGGAACTGCTCATCACAATAGGCCGTTATATGTGACTGGGACGAGTGATGGAGATAAGATTAATCGCATTTTAATCGATCCTGGATCCTCAatcaatattttgactttaagaaCTTTGAAAAGTTTAGCTCTGAATGTCGATCATCTGTCCTCGGAGAAAATCGTGATCCAAGGCTTTAATCAACATAGCCAAAAAGCTCTCGGGTCGATCATTCTTCCTATAAAATTTGGAGCATTACGGACCGaagcaaaattttatgtgataaaTGCAGATACCTCGTATAAGGCGTTATTGGGACGGCCTTGGCTGCACGAATATAATGTTGTCCCCTCTACTCTTCATTaatgtatgaaatatattaaggaTGGAGAAGAATTTAGAATTGATGGTGATATACGCCCATTTGGAGTACATGAAATACGATATGAAGATGCGAGGTATTTCGCAGAATCTGAAAAAGAGATAAAGTTGTCTCGCGAACTCGAAGAGGGTAAAGTTCAGAGCGATAAAAAATTGTCAAAGGGAAAGATAAAAATTGAGGATAATAAAGAAAATGTGATTCCACACTTCGGAAGTGATTCAGAAGATTCTGATGATGAAGAACAAGTAAGAAAATTGTTGGAAACACTTTCTTTCAAGTTGAACATGCCCTGGGGAGAAGACTCATCAGAAgatgaagaaatttttttgacatccgAGTCAAATATGTTCGTCAGAACTCCTGAATTGATTGAGGATTCCCTAACTATTACTAGAGTTCCATATGGACATATAAAATCTCTTCACATAAATGAGCCAGCAAAAGTGAATGATCTAAAAACCTTCTTTGTACCCCCTCGAGTTGAGAAAAtcaggggaaaagaaaaaataaagaaggggATCCTTTTCTATAAGTCAGATGATTACAAACCCTCTGATCTTATCAAGCTTGATGACTCTGATGAGGAAATATATGAAGATGTCAACGTGCCAAAATACTTTCCGAAGAATCTCAAAAACATGATGAATAGATCGGGAATTCCTGCGAGAAGGTCACGAgccaatagaaaattttttcagaaaatgtgGAATCCACCACAAAAAAGAGTCGTGCTTCCAAATGGCCGAACGGTACACACGAGAGGGCTAGGATATCATCAATCTGCTCATGTGCCCAAGATAACCAACAATGATTCACATGTCATGCGACATACCTGCACTATGATTACAATAAAAGACATAAAGCAAGACACGATCTCGACTGAGCTTCTGGAATTAAAAGATGctccacaagagcttgaagacGGGGGGCAAGCCACCGTTGATGAgcttatagaaataaatttgggtaATGAAGAGGATCGAAGACCCACTTATATTAGTGCATTACTTCCAGAAGAAGATCAAGATGTATTGAAAACATTGTTGTTAGAATATAAAGACTGTTTTGCTTGGACATATAAAGAAATGCCTGGCTTAGATCCAAGTGTGGCTGTTCATAAACTTGCCATTAGTCCAGATGTGGCTCCAGTTAAACAAGCTCCAAGAAGGACAAGAGTTGACTTAGAAGAACAGATCATAACTGAGACTAAAAAGCTTATTGAAGCAGGGTTCatcagagaagaaaaatatgctGACTGGATCGCGAGCATAGTCCCAGTGAAAAAGAAGAATGGTCAAAGTCGCATATGCGTTGACTTTCGAGATCTGAATAAAGCATGTCCAAAGGACGATTTTTCACTGCCAGTCACCGAACTAATGATCGATAATACTTCAAGTTACGAGATGTTTTCGTTCATGGACGGTTCCTCTGGATATAACCAGATAAAGATGGCACCTGAGGACGAAAAACACACTGCTTTTAGAACTCCAATT
This window encodes:
- the LOC109705656 gene encoding uncharacterized protein LOC109705656, whose amino-acid sequence is MKYIKDGEEFRIDGDIRPFGVHEIRYEDARYFAESEKEIKLSRELEEGKVQSDKKLSKGKIKIEDNKENVIPHFGSDSEDSDDEEQVRKLLETLSFKLNMPWGEDSSEDEEIFLTSESNMFVRTPELIEDSLTITRVPYGHIKSLHINEPAKVNDLKTFFVPPRVEKIRGKEKIKKGILFYKSDDYKPSDLIKLDDSDEEIYEDVNVPKYFPKNLKNMMNRSGIPARRSRANRKFFQKMWNPPQKRVVLPNGRTVHTRGLGYHQSAHVPKITNNDSHVMRHTCTMITIKDIKQDTISTELLELKDAPQELEDGGQATVDELIEINLGNEEDRRPTYISALLPEEDQDVLKTLLLEYKDCFAWTYKEMPGLDPSVAVHKLAISPDVAPVKQAPRRTRVDLEEQIITETKKLIEAGFIREEKYADWIASIVPVKKKNGQSRICVDFRDLNKACPKDDFSLPVTELMIDNTSSYEMFSFMDGSSGYNQIKMAPEDEKHTAFRTPIGIYCYKVMPFGL